A window from Saprospiraceae bacterium encodes these proteins:
- a CDS encoding HYR domain-containing protein, with product MRTITIIDTQRPIITSPPRDTVTQCDGTGNLSQLNTWLRHQAGALARDTCSVLSSLTWTTPVLIHTLNNCGGTRVYTYRFVSADACGNESLPSFATFSILDDTIPMISVPAKDSIVQCDGAGNNAQLSGWLSAHGGAIASDICSGPVTWSYNLVRLTQNCGRTGTQHYRFTVMDACGKTNYTEANFIIQDTTRPVIVNPAVNFQVQCDGSNNASQILNWLNNNGFASALDACNGVTWTNDYGTISSPCGTTGAVNVTFTATDICGNRNTTTAIFTIRDTIAPRWVIAPQNLRLTCDGTSNPNEGITSWLNTVGGGLATDSCSLVTYSNNFTRLSNGCSANTGNATVTFYGRDACGNVDSLRATVVVEDITPPSIQSPAKDTIVNCNGSGNISQLNIWLQNNGGAIASDRCSGVRTWNYRRIDTILNCGLTREIRYAFTATDSCNNTSVETIAKFIIRDTMPPMVIQLPRDTVVQCNGSGNTGVLATWLGDFGGFRVSDVCSGPVTYSRTLINETDLCGLTGNGRYKFTATDRCGNSISAEAEFAIIDTIAPLITPGADSNIGDCASTGAGNYPEFDFWLTNHAGAKAADVCGGVTWSNNYHPSNCVTQCGNARFVFVKFYATDICGNVDSVRYRFGVGDVSPPVFTNCPRPPIIVDAPEGWCSAFANFSPMTATDNCSVVTVRQIDNTGYKSGSLFPVGTTILYFEAKDGCGNADTCSLKVIVNDFHVPPVMTCPPSVTVNNDPLRCGAIVNGLKPTKVEDNCSNNVTVSYTIRDKDNTIISCGFNDASGFMFPVGNNIVSYTAKDQPTLLITEVINDGVRNGVEITNFGPAAVNIACLSVERLGTTPEIYTVEDTVLRVGGVYTHLFTNIPANSPSGYMIRFMDNMIDGVATNGYSPTAFSWTGTLSAGTAYRHRVCDTDNSQDFRTIDGCNPHSFGLFNPGLPVMPDNGDTTSLQSRPPSIAVCNVNVNVRDAEFPYCSTSDTITYSAPGLPANITSGLCTASAVSVPVSPNNIITDINIINLEGTYPNVGDLVFRLVSPAGKEVTLMSGVCPSAANFDINFDDEASTSISAVACTTPVGQNNTFRPSQLLRQFFGERSDGTWLLEVFTTGTHSGQLTNWQLQIVRSATYTQEDTVLSNETGRCGANFRWQHPRLADNCGMGTIRVDYTTSDGINVPGSGLLAGLGGQVTSQYFEVGTTVITYTLTDQAGNVSRCSFEVTVQDSERPEINPSSCQNLTAALNPTQCEISIPYPVLTANDNCGITRFVYSPPAGTRFKEGTHSVMLIVYDKAGNADTCNFTVTVLPFVPSTNSMTCHSNINVSLDGNCQSVIGPEILLTGTSYGCLADYCVTLMDASGKVIGSSANLTNILNKDHIGKIITAKVCQDCSGNGNCCWATIKVEAKNIPVVECPKNITINCNESDDPLFTGAPILKSCEPNIQISFVDDYDENDYCGNPRAVIDRIWTIRDIDNNEVTCNQKIVVLPFSLDSIRFPVDYVLDDSYDCDDVAKNPDLISVDSTGYPTISGKDVFGDHLCEFNIGYWDEKLIDANCKSSFEILRHWIIRDECRPVELNKNPLRHIQFIKVNDKKPPVFKRCFDDVTISTSDKNCTGEFKLPALSGLIEDGCGSIRSISVTVNGGTVVSTGTGVFKNYAFTNLTVGEHTVKIRAMDQCRNSALCIFKITVLDKTPPLAICNGNLRVSLSSDGKARLVPSVLDRGSYDNCTSIGYQIYRRNTSCAGSKDTLPSQHIDLCCDDIALSPVMVVLRVWDDADKDGVFGSPGDNYAECMSSVIVDYKLAPEFKCPDPVTLTCDRDYKNLGLTGQPKVSQACNLAQLKFEDDIRALNSCGIGHVTRRWYEADRPQNSCQQQIIMTPISSIDETSIKWPLDTTLFCTQTDYNSVPFIPDRLCHQLGVTVKVDTIGSTQDGCYKVLKHWTVLDWCQRELDPNKGKWTHTQTIKFTDNKAPVIQACQNVEITHSGCSLDTLDIVASAVDSGCVLNHNLTWNVEIDINDDGTIDRTVTLHGNQVKYKLINANIGRLMVKWTVRDACNNASTCNQLINVVSKKAPLTYCKNLAISLSNTQDGIVLKAKDFNNGSTDACGKANFLNFSFSNVIADSVKRFNCSDIPNGVSVLIPITLWVSDKEGNKSQCAANLSVQDNANQCPDLSGVTNSISGRVHTESGNGMEDVKLYSSMERSELPHTVTYTDQSGKFSFLNNHEGQVYKIQPEYDKNWLNGVSTLDLILIQRHILGLDQIKNPYLLLAADVNNDSKVTSADLVVLRKLILGIQETVPNQSSWIFVPKNFRFTDINNPWLFPNHLMIEQSKQDVVNADFIALKTGDINSSASANSNNFITEARSQLPFILYYDIQPLEVGGQSLIRFYSSDIQYLKGLQLGFDVGDKGKLNFIDGSMIVDDSEYHITGNKVRLSLSNIKINDNSGKPLFGFIADDANRIELLSNMWKNEAYLFDDLHIAPIKLQKTLLPNDENAFIVFQNIPNPWKDQTVIGFNIYSDDKVDLEIRDVNGKIVYQNSTYFNKGYNEWILKKSSLPSGVFSYTLKYKNESKSNKMIIIE from the coding sequence ATGAGGACAATCACGATAATAGATACACAAAGACCAATCATTACATCACCACCGAGAGATACGGTGACCCAATGTGATGGAACGGGCAATTTGAGCCAGTTGAACACCTGGTTGAGGCATCAGGCAGGAGCATTGGCCAGAGATACTTGTAGTGTACTATCATCGTTGACTTGGACAACGCCTGTTTTGATACACACTTTAAATAATTGTGGCGGTACACGGGTGTATACTTATCGATTCGTATCAGCAGACGCTTGTGGTAATGAATCACTTCCTTCATTTGCAACATTTAGTATTTTGGATGATACAATTCCGATGATTTCTGTCCCTGCCAAAGATAGTATTGTTCAGTGTGATGGTGCAGGAAATAATGCACAACTTTCAGGATGGCTTTCTGCACATGGTGGAGCTATCGCTAGTGATATATGCAGTGGTCCTGTGACTTGGAGTTACAATCTGGTGAGACTAACACAAAATTGTGGAAGAACCGGTACACAACATTATAGATTTACTGTGATGGATGCTTGCGGCAAAACCAATTATACCGAAGCAAACTTTATCATACAAGATACAACAAGACCTGTGATAGTGAATCCGGCAGTTAATTTTCAGGTACAATGCGACGGATCCAACAATGCTTCTCAAATATTAAACTGGCTCAATAATAATGGCTTTGCTTCTGCTCTTGATGCTTGTAATGGCGTGACATGGACCAACGATTATGGGACTATCTCCAGCCCTTGCGGAACGACAGGTGCTGTCAATGTTACGTTTACTGCTACTGATATATGTGGCAATAGAAATACAACAACAGCAATATTTACTATCCGTGACACAATAGCGCCAAGGTGGGTCATTGCACCTCAAAATCTGAGATTGACATGTGACGGTACTTCCAATCCTAATGAAGGCATCACTTCGTGGCTCAATACTGTTGGAGGTGGTTTAGCTACGGATAGTTGTTCATTAGTTACCTACAGCAATAATTTTACACGATTATCCAATGGATGCAGTGCAAATACCGGTAACGCCACGGTTACTTTTTATGGCAGGGATGCTTGTGGTAATGTCGATTCATTACGAGCAACAGTAGTAGTTGAGGATATCACTCCTCCTTCTATTCAAAGTCCGGCAAAAGATACAATTGTAAACTGTAATGGGTCAGGCAACATTTCACAATTAAACATCTGGCTTCAAAACAATGGTGGGGCTATAGCATCAGACAGATGCAGCGGAGTAAGAACCTGGAATTATCGTCGTATTGATACTATATTAAATTGTGGTTTGACTCGTGAAATCAGATACGCTTTTACGGCGACAGATTCTTGCAATAATACTTCAGTTGAAACAATCGCCAAATTTATAATCAGAGATACCATGCCTCCGATGGTGATACAATTGCCTCGTGACACAGTGGTACAGTGCAATGGAAGCGGCAATACAGGTGTCCTGGCAACATGGCTAGGCGATTTTGGAGGTTTTAGGGTTTCAGATGTTTGCAGCGGTCCTGTAACCTATTCCCGAACCTTGATAAATGAAACAGATTTATGCGGACTTACAGGAAATGGGCGTTACAAATTTACAGCCACTGACCGGTGTGGCAACAGCATTTCTGCAGAAGCTGAATTTGCTATCATTGACACTATTGCACCATTGATCACACCTGGAGCTGACAGCAATATCGGTGACTGTGCCAGTACAGGAGCAGGTAATTATCCGGAGTTTGATTTCTGGTTAACCAATCATGCAGGTGCTAAAGCTGCAGATGTATGCGGTGGAGTTACCTGGAGTAATAATTATCATCCAAGCAATTGTGTGACACAATGCGGAAATGCAAGATTCGTTTTTGTTAAATTTTATGCTACTGATATCTGTGGTAATGTGGATTCCGTAAGGTATAGATTTGGAGTGGGTGATGTATCTCCTCCTGTTTTTACCAATTGCCCGAGACCACCGATCATCGTTGATGCTCCTGAGGGATGGTGTAGTGCCTTCGCTAATTTTTCACCTATGACAGCAACTGATAATTGTAGTGTTGTTACAGTCAGACAAATTGATAATACCGGTTACAAATCAGGAAGTTTATTCCCCGTTGGGACTACAATTCTGTACTTTGAAGCTAAAGATGGATGTGGCAACGCAGATACTTGTTCTTTGAAAGTTATTGTAAATGATTTTCATGTACCTCCGGTCATGACTTGCCCGCCTTCTGTCACCGTGAATAACGATCCATTGCGGTGTGGAGCCATAGTGAATGGACTCAAACCCACCAAAGTAGAGGATAATTGCAGCAATAATGTGACAGTATCTTATACGATTCGTGATAAAGACAATACAATCATATCCTGTGGATTTAATGATGCCAGCGGATTTATGTTTCCTGTAGGAAATAATATTGTCAGTTACACTGCCAAAGACCAGCCGACCTTGCTTATCACCGAAGTGATCAACGATGGAGTTAGAAACGGTGTTGAAATAACCAATTTTGGACCAGCAGCTGTAAATATTGCTTGTTTGTCTGTTGAAAGATTGGGTACAACGCCTGAAATCTATACCGTTGAAGATACGGTACTAAGGGTAGGCGGTGTGTACACACATTTATTTACCAATATTCCGGCAAACTCCCCTTCTGGATATATGATCAGGTTTATGGATAACATGATCGATGGAGTGGCAACCAATGGATATTCGCCCACCGCATTTTCATGGACAGGAACCCTCTCTGCAGGTACTGCCTACAGACACAGGGTTTGTGATACAGACAATAGTCAGGATTTCAGAACAATAGACGGTTGCAATCCTCACTCATTTGGTTTGTTTAATCCCGGACTGCCGGTCATGCCTGACAATGGAGACACCACGTCACTACAGAGCAGACCACCTTCTATAGCTGTATGTAATGTTAATGTCAATGTCAGAGATGCAGAATTTCCATATTGCTCTACTTCAGACACCATAACGTACAGTGCTCCTGGATTGCCTGCGAACATCACTTCCGGACTTTGCACGGCTTCTGCTGTTTCTGTGCCGGTGAGCCCAAATAATATAATCACTGATATTAATATCATCAATCTTGAAGGCACTTATCCAAATGTTGGAGATTTGGTCTTCAGATTAGTGAGTCCTGCAGGTAAGGAAGTAACACTTATGTCAGGGGTTTGTCCCTCTGCAGCAAATTTTGATATAAATTTTGATGATGAAGCATCAACTTCCATTTCAGCAGTTGCATGTACTACCCCGGTTGGCCAAAACAACACATTCAGACCTTCACAGCTTCTTAGACAGTTTTTTGGTGAAAGGTCTGACGGAACCTGGTTACTTGAAGTATTTACAACCGGTACTCATTCGGGACAACTTACCAATTGGCAACTACAAATTGTAAGATCAGCAACTTACACTCAGGAGGATACTGTTTTGTCCAATGAAACAGGAAGGTGCGGTGCTAATTTTAGGTGGCAACATCCCAGATTGGCTGACAACTGTGGTATGGGTACGATTCGGGTGGACTATACTACTTCGGATGGCATAAATGTCCCAGGAAGCGGACTTTTAGCGGGATTGGGTGGTCAGGTGACCAGCCAATACTTTGAAGTGGGTACTACCGTCATCACTTATACATTGACCGATCAGGCAGGAAATGTGTCCAGATGTAGTTTTGAAGTTACGGTTCAGGATAGCGAAAGACCTGAAATTAATCCATCATCTTGCCAAAACCTCACTGCAGCTCTGAATCCGACACAATGTGAAATAAGCATTCCTTATCCCGTATTGACAGCCAATGACAACTGTGGTATTACAAGGTTTGTGTATTCACCACCTGCAGGGACAAGATTTAAAGAAGGTACCCATAGTGTGATGCTGATCGTGTATGACAAAGCGGGCAATGCTGATACTTGTAATTTTACAGTAACTGTGCTACCTTTTGTTCCTTCCACAAATTCAATGACCTGCCATTCGAATATCAACGTGTCACTTGATGGAAATTGTCAGAGTGTTATAGGCCCTGAAATATTATTGACTGGAACAAGTTATGGGTGTTTGGCTGATTATTGTGTTACCTTAATGGATGCTTCAGGCAAAGTCATAGGGTCTTCTGCCAATCTCACTAATATACTAAATAAAGATCATATTGGTAAAATCATCACTGCAAAAGTATGTCAGGATTGTAGTGGTAACGGAAATTGCTGTTGGGCTACCATCAAGGTTGAAGCCAAAAACATTCCGGTGGTAGAATGTCCAAAAAACATCACTATCAATTGTAACGAGAGTGATGATCCTTTGTTTACCGGTGCTCCAATCTTAAAATCGTGCGAACCGAATATTCAAATTTCATTTGTTGATGACTATGACGAAAATGATTATTGCGGCAATCCAAGGGCAGTCATTGACAGGATTTGGACTATACGGGATATAGATAATAATGAGGTTACCTGCAATCAAAAAATCGTAGTATTGCCATTTTCATTGGATTCAATAAGATTCCCAGTTGATTATGTTTTGGATGACTCGTATGATTGTGACGACGTAGCAAAAAATCCTGATCTCATAAGTGTAGACAGTACAGGGTATCCAACAATCAGTGGCAAAGATGTTTTTGGAGATCATTTATGTGAATTCAATATAGGATATTGGGATGAAAAGTTAATAGATGCAAATTGCAAAAGCAGTTTTGAAATTTTGAGACATTGGATAATCAGAGACGAATGCAGGCCTGTGGAATTAAATAAAAACCCGTTGCGACACATTCAGTTTATCAAAGTTAATGACAAAAAACCACCGGTATTTAAAAGGTGTTTTGATGATGTAACGATTTCTACAAGTGATAAAAATTGTACTGGTGAATTTAAATTACCAGCTTTGTCAGGATTGATCGAAGATGGTTGTGGTAGTATCAGAAGCATTTCAGTTACTGTCAATGGAGGAACTGTGGTAAGTACCGGCACAGGTGTTTTCAAAAATTATGCTTTTACAAATTTAACCGTTGGAGAACACACCGTAAAAATCAGAGCTATGGATCAATGTCGCAATAGTGCGTTGTGTATATTTAAAATAACCGTCCTGGACAAAACACCACCATTAGCAATATGCAACGGAAATCTCAGGGTTTCTTTGTCGTCAGATGGAAAAGCCCGACTGGTGCCTTCGGTTCTTGACAGGGGTAGTTATGATAATTGTACTTCTATAGGTTACCAGATCTATAGGAGAAACACTTCATGTGCCGGCAGTAAAGATACCTTGCCTTCGCAACACATTGACTTGTGTTGTGATGACATTGCTCTTAGTCCGGTGATGGTTGTATTACGTGTTTGGGATGATGCAGATAAAGATGGTGTGTTTGGGTCACCAGGCGACAATTATGCGGAATGTATGAGTTCAGTTATTGTGGACTACAAGTTGGCACCAGAATTTAAGTGTCCTGATCCTGTCACCCTGACTTGTGATCGGGATTACAAAAACCTTGGATTGACTGGTCAGCCTAAGGTATCTCAAGCATGTAACTTGGCACAGCTAAAATTTGAAGATGATATCCGAGCTTTAAATAGTTGCGGCATCGGTCATGTGACAAGACGGTGGTACGAAGCTGACCGTCCGCAGAATAGTTGTCAGCAACAGATCATTATGACACCAATTTCATCGATTGATGAAACTTCTATAAAATGGCCATTAGATACAACATTGTTTTGTACGCAGACCGATTACAATAGCGTTCCTTTTATACCTGATCGTCTTTGTCATCAGTTAGGTGTCACTGTAAAAGTGGATACCATCGGCAGTACCCAAGATGGATGTTACAAAGTTTTAAAACATTGGACTGTTTTAGATTGGTGTCAACGTGAGCTGGATCCAAATAAAGGAAAATGGACTCATACACAGACTATCAAATTTACTGATAATAAAGCTCCGGTCATTCAAGCGTGTCAGAATGTGGAAATAACACACTCAGGGTGTTCTTTAGATACCTTAGATATTGTTGCATCTGCCGTAGATAGTGGTTGTGTATTGAATCACAATTTGACCTGGAATGTTGAAATTGATATCAATGATGATGGAACTATAGACCGAACAGTTACTTTACATGGAAATCAAGTAAAATATAAACTTATAAATGCCAATATTGGTCGCCTCATGGTAAAATGGACGGTCAGGGATGCATGCAATAATGCGAGCACGTGCAATCAACTGATCAATGTTGTCAGTAAAAAAGCACCATTGACTTATTGTAAGAATCTTGCTATTTCTCTTTCTAATACCCAGGATGGCATTGTTTTAAAAGCTAAAGATTTTAACAATGGAAGTACTGATGCATGTGGTAAAGCAAACTTTCTGAATTTTTCTTTCTCTAATGTAATTGCAGATAGTGTGAAGCGTTTCAATTGCTCAGATATCCCAAATGGAGTTTCAGTATTGATACCTATTACACTATGGGTTTCAGACAAAGAAGGAAACAAATCTCAATGTGCTGCTAATCTGAGTGTTCAGGACAATGCCAATCAATGTCCTGATTTAAGTGGGGTGACCAATTCGATTTCTGGTAGAGTACATACTGAGTCAGGTAATGGAATGGAAGATGTCAAGCTCTATTCTTCAATGGAAAGAAGTGAATTACCTCATACAGTTACTTATACCGATCAAAGTGGAAAATTTAGCTTTCTAAATAATCATGAAGGGCAAGTATACAAAATTCAACCCGAATATGATAAGAATTGGCTCAACGGAGTATCAACGCTAGATCTTATTTTAATTCAACGACATATTTTAGGATTGGATCAAATCAAAAATCCATACTTGTTACTTGCCGCGGATGTAAATAATGATAGTAAGGTTACTTCTGCTGATTTGGTAGTATTAAGAAAATTGATTTTGGGTATTCAGGAAACTGTCCCAAATCAATCTTCATGGATATTTGTACCTAAAAATTTCCGATTTACTGATATAAATAACCCATGGCTGTTTCCTAACCACCTGATGATAGAACAATCAAAACAGGATGTGGTAAATGCTGACTTTATAGCTTTAAAAACTGGTGATATTAATTCGAGTGCCAGTGCGAACTCAAATAATTTTATTACCGAAGCGAGAAGCCAACTTCCATTCATTTTATACTATGATATTCAACCATTGGAAGTAGGTGGACAATCGTTGATCAGGTTCTATTCTTCTGATATACAATATCTTAAAGGATTGCAATTAGGATTTGACGTAGGGGATAAAGGAAAATTAAACTTTATAGATGGTTCAATGATTGTTGACGATAGTGAGTATCATATTACAGGGAATAAAGTTAGGCTGAGTTTATCCAATATTAAAATCAACGACAACTCCGGTAAACCATTATTTGGATTTATAGCAGATGATGCAAATAGAATTGAGTTACTTTCAAATATGTGGAAAAATGAAGCCTATCTATTTGATGACTTACATATTGCACCAATCAAATTACAGAAAACTCTCCTGCCAAATGATGAAAACGCTTTTATAGTCTTCCAAAATATTCCTAATCCATGGAAAGATCAAACTGTCATAGGTTTTAATATTTATTCTGACGACAAAGTAGATTTGGAAATAAGAGATGTCAATGGTAAGATCGTTTATCAAAATAGTACTTATTTTAATAAGGGATACAATGAATGGATTTTGAAAAAGAGTAGCTTACCATCTGGTGTATTTAGTTATACGTTGAAGTACAAGAATGAATCAAAATCCAACAAAATGATCATTATTGAGTAG